The Papaver somniferum cultivar HN1 chromosome 3, ASM357369v1, whole genome shotgun sequence genome includes a region encoding these proteins:
- the LOC113360791 gene encoding disease resistance protein RGA2-like translates to MISIGEEIARKCGGLPLAAKVLGNVMRLHKTETDWLSIVNHDILKMVDVKTKMVAILKLSYDKLPSRVKLCFSYCSLFPKDWEINREILIRLWIAEGFIHPSHEGNQKSLEDVNDDYFHSLLANSVFQGVTRDKLGDTKTCKMHDLVHDLAQSVNGVHDIKIVNSGKMESISKFRCLQIVLDKQNSKTFSKILEKAKRLRSIFSLENDHLGEHLLYGKNLRVVCLLRRHALDIQSSIFKLKHLRYLDLSYWIGSLKMLSHLNLSFSDVEKLPDSVVQLTNLQTLDLYRCTRLVALPVNIGSLKDLNQLKLKYCETLKVLPSEVGALTRLRCLDLSFTMIKVLHEPCISNLCNLESIHFGKCELPKEIRNLPKLRIFKHWRDNEDEMPRGIETLTCLEVLESYVVRNTETISSYSCGDGGIIEELASLNNLQKLKISYLEFVRGGIDAERALLKDKINLHDLCLKWGSMFYDDDEIVFDEDLECLEPNEVLEGFVRTKP, encoded by the exons ATGATAAGCATAGGAGAAGAAATTGCAAGAAAATGCGGTGGTTTACCACTTGCTGCCAAAGTTCTAGGCAATGTTATGCGCTTGCATAAAACCGAGACTGATTGGCTGTCAATCGTAAACCATGACATTTTAAAGATGGTTGATGTGAAAACGAAAATGGTAGCTATACTGAAATTAAGTTATGATAAATTACCCTCGCGTGTGAAACTTTGTTTTTCCTATTGCTCTTTATTTCCAAAGGACTGGGAGATTAATAGAGAAATTTTGATTCGTTTGTGGATCGCTGAAGGGTTCATTCATCCATCACATGAAGGGAATCAAAAATCACTGGAAGATGTCAATGATGATTATTTCCATAGTTTATTGGCTAATTCGGTTTTTCAAGGTGTGACAAGGGATAAGTTAGGCGACACCAAAACATGCAAGATGCATGATTTAGTACATGATCTTGCCCAGAGTGTCAACGGTGTTCATGATATCAAGATTGTCAATTCTGGCAAAATGGAATCTATTTCAAAATTTCGTTGTTTGCAGATAGTTTTAGAcaaacaaaattctaaaacattttcaaaaatctTGGAAAAAGCAAAGAGGTTGAGGTCCATTTTTTCCCTTGAAAACGATCATTTGGGAGAACATTTACTTTATGGCAAGAATCTTCGTGTAGTTTGTTTACTTCGTCGGCATGCTCTAGACATTCAATCTTCGATATTTAAGCTTAAGCATTTGAGGTACCTCGACCTATCTTATT GGATTGGGTCTCTGAAGATGTTAAGCCACCTAAATCTCTCTTTTTCGGATGTTGAAAAGCTACCTGATTCTGTCGTCCAACTTACTAATTTGCAGACGTTAGATCTATACCGATGCACTAGGTTAGTAGCCTTACCGGTAAACATTGGGTCTTTGAAAGATCTAAACCAGTTAAAACTCAAGTACTGTGAAACTTTAAAAGTTTTACCTAGTGAAGTTGGAGCATTGACACGATTAAGGTGCCTGGATTTGTCATTCACAATGATCAAAGTATTGCATGAGCCATGCATTAGCAACCTCTGCAATTTGGAGTCAATCCATTTTGGAAAATGTGAGCTTCCCAAAGAAATTAGAAATTTGCCAAAATTGAGAATCTTTAAACATTGGAGAGATAACGAAGATGAAATGCCTAGAGGTATAGAAACTCTAACTTGCCTTGAAGTGTTAGAATCTTATGTGGTGAGGAACACAGAAACCATCTCTTCTTATAGTTGTGGTGATGGTGGGATTATAGAAGAATTAGCCAGTCTAAATAATCTACAGAAGTTAAAGATCAGCTATCTGGAGTTTGTGAGAGGTGGTATTGACGCCGAGAGAGCACTGTTAAAAGATAAGATAAACCTTCATGATTTGTGTCTAAAATGGGGTTCCATGTTTTATGATGACGATGAAATTGTTTTCGATGAGGATTTGGAGTGTCTCGAACCTAATGAGGTGTTGGAAGGTTTCGTACGTACCAAACCATAG